Proteins encoded within one genomic window of Amycolatopsis sp. 2-15:
- a CDS encoding class I SAM-dependent methyltransferase has product MTNTEVKRRRTKLVPEMEGPVARAYARGRGTAPQLAFYRSSAAELAKQLPSGSDVLEVAPGPGFHAVELARLGFAVTGLDVSRTFVSLASQYAREQGVAAEFVHGDVAAMPFADESFDFLITQAAFKNFADPVDALDEMWRVLRPGGVALVQDLRKTATPEDIANEVAGMKLGPVGAFTTKWTLGQLRKRAYTPEQFETLARESRFGSCRITTDGIGLEARLTKP; this is encoded by the coding sequence ATGACGAACACCGAGGTCAAACGGCGCCGGACCAAGCTCGTGCCGGAGATGGAAGGACCGGTCGCGCGGGCGTACGCGCGCGGTCGCGGGACCGCGCCGCAGCTGGCGTTCTACCGCTCGTCGGCGGCGGAGCTGGCCAAGCAGCTGCCTAGCGGCTCCGATGTGCTGGAGGTGGCGCCCGGGCCCGGGTTCCACGCGGTCGAGCTGGCGCGGCTCGGCTTCGCGGTCACGGGGCTCGACGTGAGCCGCACGTTCGTGTCCCTGGCGAGCCAGTACGCGCGGGAGCAGGGGGTCGCGGCGGAGTTCGTGCACGGCGACGTCGCGGCGATGCCGTTCGCGGACGAGTCGTTCGATTTCCTGATCACGCAGGCGGCGTTCAAGAACTTCGCCGACCCGGTCGACGCGCTCGACGAGATGTGGCGCGTGCTGCGGCCGGGCGGGGTGGCGCTGGTGCAGGACCTGCGCAAGACGGCGACGCCGGAGGACATCGCGAACGAGGTGGCCGGGATGAAGCTCGGGCCGGTGGGTGCGTTCACGACAAAGTGGACACTCGGGCAGCTGCGCAAGCGCGCGTACACGCCGGAGCAGTTCGAGACGTTGGCGCGTGAGAGCCGCTTCGGCTCCTGCCGCATCACCACCGACGGCATCGGGCTGGAAGCCCGGCTGACGAAGCCGTGA
- a CDS encoding EamA family transporter, producing MAGRGRATGLSLTSWVLFAASGPVAKAVMATGWSPAAVTAVRIALAAVVLVPGVALVRPWALRFRRSDGWLVLGYGVLGVAGVQLCFFVAVDRVPVGVAMVLVNLAPALVALWVRVVRRERLPALVWVGTALGVAGLALVAQIWQGGRLDALGIAAGVGAAVCSAGYFLLGERGAGRHDSVGLTAVGLAIGAVVVGAVSPPWTVSPAAVTSTATLGSLHVPVWLALLVLAVAGTVLPYLAGLRALRDLPSALASVLALVEPLVAAGLAWLWLGETLGATQLIGAVVLLAGAVLVQVAGSRTPGDVRDPATVTSWPGEADPARRVA from the coding sequence ATGGCCGGGCGAGGACGAGCGACAGGATTGAGCCTCACGTCGTGGGTACTGTTCGCCGCGTCCGGGCCGGTCGCGAAGGCCGTGATGGCCACGGGGTGGTCGCCCGCCGCGGTGACGGCCGTCCGGATCGCGCTGGCGGCGGTGGTGCTGGTGCCGGGCGTCGCGCTGGTGCGGCCGTGGGCGTTGCGCTTCCGGAGGTCCGACGGATGGCTGGTGCTCGGCTACGGCGTGCTCGGCGTGGCCGGGGTGCAGCTGTGTTTTTTCGTGGCCGTGGACCGCGTGCCGGTCGGGGTGGCGATGGTGCTGGTGAACCTGGCGCCCGCGTTGGTCGCACTCTGGGTGCGAGTGGTGCGGCGCGAGCGGCTGCCGGCGCTGGTGTGGGTCGGGACTGCACTCGGCGTGGCGGGGCTCGCGCTCGTCGCGCAGATCTGGCAGGGCGGCCGGCTCGACGCGCTCGGCATCGCCGCCGGAGTCGGCGCGGCCGTGTGCTCGGCCGGCTACTTCCTGCTCGGCGAACGCGGCGCGGGCCGGCACGATTCGGTGGGACTCACCGCCGTGGGGCTGGCGATCGGCGCCGTGGTGGTGGGCGCGGTCAGTCCACCTTGGACAGTGTCACCGGCGGCGGTCACCTCCACCGCAACGCTCGGGAGCCTGCACGTGCCCGTGTGGCTGGCGCTGCTCGTGCTGGCCGTGGCCGGCACAGTGCTGCCCTACCTGGCCGGGCTGCGCGCGTTGCGCGATCTGCCCTCGGCGCTGGCGAGTGTGCTGGCGCTGGTGGAACCGCTCGTCGCCGCGGGGCTGGCGTGGTTGTGGCTCGGCGAAACCCTCGGCGCGACGCAGCTGATCGGCGCGGTCGTGTTGCTCGCGGGCGCGGTGCTGGTGCAGGTGGCCGGATCCCGCACTCCTGGTGACGTGCGGGATCCGGCGACGGTCACCAGCTGGCCGGGCGAAGCCGATCCGGCTCGTAGGGTTGCGTGA
- a CDS encoding GNAT family N-acetyltransferase translates to MIKVEPPLSIEESEAEAVFRLETGGPESVRSALGMSATRLGGAVVLAVRNDPTDFWSKALGFGRTEPVTAELIAEVCAFYRAAGTRRATLQLAPSVIPEDWAEICEREGLTPSSSVAKLVASTAEVVARADDPARKQADGIRIAPVEPGDAHRWASRMLSVFGMPEEHFGELFAASTTDPSCYPYAVWLGDDLVGTALLYHQGDIGQLFSGAVAEHARNRGGQTELLAARARLAAELGCRLLVAETGAEAEGEHNSSLHNMLNLGFQAAYERQNWVWQPTE, encoded by the coding sequence ATGATCAAGGTCGAGCCGCCCCTGTCGATCGAGGAGTCCGAGGCGGAAGCGGTGTTCCGGCTCGAGACCGGCGGTCCCGAATCGGTGCGTTCCGCGCTCGGCATGTCGGCCACGCGGCTCGGCGGCGCGGTCGTTCTGGCGGTGCGCAACGACCCGACGGACTTCTGGAGCAAGGCACTGGGCTTCGGCCGCACGGAGCCGGTCACCGCGGAGCTGATCGCCGAGGTGTGCGCGTTCTACCGCGCGGCGGGCACGCGCCGGGCCACGTTGCAGCTCGCGCCGTCGGTGATTCCGGAGGACTGGGCTGAGATCTGCGAGCGGGAAGGGCTCACTCCCTCGTCGTCGGTGGCGAAGTTGGTCGCGTCGACGGCCGAGGTGGTCGCCCGAGCCGATGACCCCGCCCGCAAGCAGGCCGACGGCATCCGGATCGCTCCGGTCGAACCCGGCGATGCCCACCGGTGGGCATCGCGGATGCTGAGCGTCTTCGGCATGCCGGAAGAGCACTTCGGAGAACTATTCGCCGCCTCGACCACCGACCCGAGCTGCTACCCGTACGCCGTCTGGCTCGGCGACGACCTGGTGGGCACCGCACTGCTCTACCACCAGGGCGACATCGGCCAGCTGTTCAGCGGCGCGGTAGCTGAGCACGCCCGCAACCGTGGCGGGCAGACGGAGCTCCTCGCCGCCCGCGCCCGGCTCGCGGCCGAGCTGGGCTGCCGCCTGCTCGTCGCCGAAACCGGCGCCGAGGCAGAGGGCGAGCACAACTCGTCGCTGCACAACATGCTCAACCTGGGGTTCCAGGCGGCCTACGAGCGGCAGAACTGGGTGTGGCAGCCCACCGAGTGA
- a CDS encoding sigma-70 family RNA polymerase sigma factor, whose product MGVRGFEVFVEQHYDELFRYALVLTGDRGEAEDVVHDALLRLVKHVGRADIEHERAYARQALFRVFLARRDRRRRERLMPIAGADVEAGGDAFAVSAGRSEMVALLWQLPPRMRAVLAARFYLDLGEAETARLLGCGVGTVKSSTARGLARLRELWEATHEPGAAAIGRGQG is encoded by the coding sequence GTGGGTGTGCGCGGGTTCGAGGTCTTCGTCGAGCAGCACTACGACGAGCTGTTCCGCTACGCGCTCGTGCTGACCGGCGACCGCGGCGAGGCCGAGGACGTGGTGCACGACGCGCTGCTGCGCCTGGTCAAGCACGTCGGCCGCGCGGACATCGAGCACGAGCGCGCCTACGCCCGGCAGGCCTTGTTCCGCGTTTTCCTCGCTCGCCGCGACCGTCGCCGCCGCGAGCGGCTGATGCCGATCGCCGGCGCGGACGTCGAGGCCGGGGGAGACGCGTTCGCCGTGTCGGCGGGGCGGTCGGAGATGGTCGCGCTGCTGTGGCAGCTGCCGCCGCGGATGCGGGCGGTGCTGGCGGCGCGGTTCTACCTGGACCTCGGCGAGGCGGAGACCGCGCGGCTGCTGGGCTGCGGCGTCGGGACGGTGAAGTCGTCGACGGCGCGCGGGCTGGCCCGGCTGCGGGAGCTGTGGGAGGCCACGCACGAGCCGGGTGCGGCGGCGATCGGGAGGGGACAGGGTTGA
- a CDS encoding TM0106 family RecB-like putative nuclease: protein MGNEVLLDAGAVSRCRRRVHLEHDPAMRDVPLPPPDPTAQQRIADATAHREAILRRLVEATTDATGPAAVGPDTTSGDAAWVRIPRDLPAADRVRLTEEAFAEGARFIWGPLLHADPVGHRRGGVDLLVRTATGYVPVLVVRHRITDRGQGASTTGLTDLDPAHRTPDETRKVRSQPRDQLRLAHLRRMLQTYGRAETGRAVGGVIGLDADVVVWHDLTAGTWPGGRSALAEYDARFADRLAVATAAATGGEPLALPSRVLECRRCPFWPTCEAQLTETRDVSLVVRGEDAVELRRAGVSTVDKLAALDPAAEAPPMNWTGGTFADAIMLARAWLADLTVVRRTPQVEVPRGDVEVDVDMESFGDAGAYLWGTLLSGADIGVEQGYRAFATWEPLPTTDEARSFAEFWAWFTDVRERTLAAGLTFRAYCYNALAENRWLFGSVERFGDHPGIPAKKDVQSFVDSEEWVDLFRSVTDQFLCSRGKGLKVIAPVAGFRWRDAEAGGEASMRWYRDAVGMDGETPDDTQRERLLQYNEDDVLATKALREWMSDRAQVEVPFTLDL from the coding sequence ATGGGTAACGAGGTGCTGCTCGACGCCGGAGCGGTCAGTCGCTGCCGTCGTCGTGTGCATCTGGAGCACGACCCCGCGATGCGCGACGTCCCGCTGCCGCCGCCGGATCCCACGGCGCAGCAGCGGATCGCCGACGCGACGGCGCACCGCGAGGCGATCCTGCGGCGCCTCGTCGAGGCGACCACCGATGCCACGGGCCCCGCTGCGGTGGGCCCTGATACGACCAGCGGTGACGCGGCCTGGGTGCGCATCCCGCGTGACTTGCCCGCTGCCGACCGTGTGCGGCTCACGGAGGAGGCCTTCGCCGAGGGTGCGCGGTTCATCTGGGGCCCGCTGCTGCACGCCGACCCGGTCGGGCACCGGCGCGGCGGCGTCGACCTGCTCGTGCGCACCGCGACCGGGTACGTGCCGGTGCTCGTGGTGCGCCACCGCATCACCGACCGCGGCCAGGGCGCGTCGACCACCGGGCTGACCGACCTCGACCCGGCGCACCGCACGCCGGACGAGACGCGCAAGGTCCGTTCGCAGCCGCGCGACCAGCTTCGGCTCGCGCACCTGCGGCGGATGCTGCAGACCTACGGGCGGGCCGAGACCGGCCGCGCCGTCGGCGGCGTGATCGGGCTCGACGCCGACGTGGTGGTCTGGCACGACCTCACGGCCGGCACCTGGCCCGGCGGTCGCAGCGCGCTGGCGGAGTACGACGCGCGCTTCGCCGACCGCCTCGCCGTCGCCACCGCGGCCGCGACCGGCGGCGAACCCCTGGCCCTGCCCTCGCGCGTGCTGGAGTGCCGGCGCTGCCCGTTCTGGCCGACGTGCGAGGCGCAGCTCACCGAGACCCGCGACGTCAGCCTCGTGGTGCGCGGCGAGGACGCCGTCGAGCTGCGCCGCGCCGGCGTGTCCACTGTGGACAAGCTGGCCGCGCTCGACCCGGCCGCCGAGGCGCCGCCGATGAACTGGACGGGCGGCACGTTCGCGGACGCGATCATGCTCGCGCGCGCGTGGCTCGCCGACCTCACCGTGGTGCGCCGCACGCCTCAGGTCGAGGTGCCGCGCGGCGACGTCGAGGTCGACGTCGACATGGAGAGCTTCGGCGACGCCGGCGCGTACCTGTGGGGCACGCTGCTCTCGGGCGCCGACATCGGGGTCGAGCAGGGCTACCGCGCGTTCGCCACGTGGGAGCCGTTGCCGACCACGGACGAGGCACGTTCGTTCGCCGAGTTCTGGGCGTGGTTCACCGACGTGCGCGAGCGCACGCTCGCGGCCGGGCTCACGTTCCGCGCCTACTGCTACAACGCGCTGGCGGAGAACCGCTGGCTGTTCGGCTCCGTCGAGCGCTTCGGCGACCACCCGGGGATCCCGGCGAAGAAGGATGTGCAGTCCTTTGTGGACTCCGAAGAGTGGGTGGACCTCTTCCGCAGCGTCACCGACCAGTTCCTGTGCTCGCGCGGCAAGGGCCTCAAGGTGATCGCCCCCGTCGCGGGCTTCCGGTGGCGCGACGCGGAGGCCGGCGGCGAAGCGTCGATGCGCTGGTACCGCGACGCCGTGGGCATGGACGGCGAAACCCCCGACGACACCCAGCGCGAGCGTCTCCTGCAGTACAACGAGGACGACGTGCTGGCCACGAAGGCCTTGCGCGAGTGGATGTCCGATCGGGCACAGGTCGAGGTGCCATTCACGCTCGACCTCTGA
- a CDS encoding DUF6474 family protein — MARKAKQDAGEARITPKKAKNAIAVAKVLGPAVIPVVAPYAVRAAGAARELYDRYQARKLGVAVDQLGEFSGRGAALHARIAGLVQGLSELRKSSKATDADAKFATDTQGTLEQLSATVRAAERMPAGRRKAAHRAVASELDSLEEQLLHRLGV; from the coding sequence ATGGCGCGCAAGGCCAAGCAGGACGCGGGTGAAGCTCGGATCACCCCCAAGAAGGCGAAGAACGCGATCGCGGTGGCCAAGGTGCTCGGGCCGGCCGTGATCCCGGTCGTCGCGCCGTACGCGGTGCGCGCGGCGGGCGCGGCCCGGGAGCTGTACGACCGCTACCAGGCGCGCAAGCTCGGCGTCGCCGTCGACCAGCTCGGCGAGTTCTCCGGCCGCGGTGCCGCGCTGCACGCGCGGATCGCCGGGCTCGTGCAGGGGCTGAGCGAGCTCAGGAAGTCGAGCAAGGCCACCGACGCCGACGCGAAGTTCGCGACCGACACCCAGGGCACCCTCGAACAGCTGTCGGCCACGGTCCGCGCGGCCGAGCGGATGCCCGCCGGCCGGCGCAAGGCCGCGCACCGCGCGGTCGCGAGCGAGCTCGACTCCCTGGAAGAGCAGCTGCTGCACCGGCTCGGCGTCTGA
- a CDS encoding VOC family protein, whose protein sequence is MTEPFDALALPPTPVDPDPAFARELRDNLRRLILNGAEMTTTETPADAAVRALAPYLVVTDARAALDFYVEVFGARRRSDPIVMDDGRVGHAELAIGDSVLMLAEEFPELGNVVAPEGGPLIRVEVPDVRESARRAVELGGELLQPVRDSGYGLGGTIKDPYGQRWLVAQAGQTTKHAAKPTRHGEAMYFTFQVPDGEVAKAFYGGVVGWQFSPGSVPDAWGFEGPGLQGGLWGGPGRQVGWKLMYAVDDLEAALARVRDHGGTAGEVEHHPYGTTADCVDDQGIEFWLWEQPHE, encoded by the coding sequence ATGACTGAGCCGTTCGACGCGCTCGCACTGCCCCCGACGCCGGTCGACCCGGACCCGGCGTTCGCCAGGGAGCTGCGGGACAACCTGCGGCGCCTCATCCTGAACGGAGCCGAAATGACCACCACCGAAACCCCTGCCGACGCCGCCGTGCGCGCCCTCGCGCCCTACCTCGTCGTCACCGATGCCCGAGCCGCGCTGGACTTCTACGTGGAGGTCTTCGGCGCGCGCCGCCGGTCCGACCCGATCGTGATGGACGACGGCCGCGTCGGGCACGCCGAGCTGGCCATCGGCGACAGCGTGCTGATGCTCGCCGAGGAGTTCCCCGAGCTGGGCAACGTCGTCGCGCCCGAGGGCGGGCCGCTGATCCGCGTGGAGGTGCCCGACGTCCGCGAGTCGGCCCGCCGCGCTGTCGAGCTGGGCGGCGAGCTGCTGCAACCGGTCAGGGACAGCGGTTACGGGCTCGGTGGCACGATCAAGGACCCGTACGGCCAGCGCTGGCTCGTCGCGCAGGCCGGCCAGACGACCAAGCACGCGGCGAAGCCCACTCGCCACGGCGAGGCCATGTACTTCACGTTCCAGGTGCCTGACGGCGAAGTCGCGAAGGCGTTCTACGGCGGCGTCGTCGGCTGGCAGTTCTCGCCCGGTTCCGTGCCGGACGCGTGGGGCTTCGAAGGCCCAGGCCTGCAGGGCGGGCTGTGGGGCGGCCCGGGCCGGCAGGTCGGCTGGAAGCTGATGTACGCGGTGGACGACCTGGAAGCGGCTCTCGCCCGCGTCCGCGACCACGGCGGCACGGCCGGTGAGGTGGAGCACCACCCGTACGGGACGACTGCCGACTGCGTCGACGACCAGGGCATCGAGTTCTGGCTCTGGGAACAGCCACACGAGTGA
- a CDS encoding SDR family NAD(P)-dependent oxidoreductase, which yields MQITDTAALVTGGASGLGGATAKALAAKGARVFALDLAASIEKAEQVDGVTYVEADVTDPDQVQAAVDTAAGSGAPLRTVVNCAGIGPSARILSKKGRHDLALYAKVVQINLIGTFNVLTIAAEAIAKTEPLTDDARGVIINTASVAAYDGQIGQVAYSSSKGGVVGLTLPAARDLASQGIRVLTIAPGIVDTPMLATVSDEFRASLAAGVPFPKRLARPDEYAQLALSLIDHDYLNGEVVRMDGALRMAPR from the coding sequence ATGCAGATCACCGACACCGCAGCGCTCGTCACGGGTGGTGCTTCCGGCCTCGGCGGCGCCACCGCCAAGGCGCTGGCCGCCAAGGGCGCGCGCGTCTTCGCGCTCGACCTCGCCGCGTCGATCGAGAAGGCGGAACAGGTCGACGGCGTCACCTACGTCGAAGCCGACGTCACCGACCCCGACCAGGTCCAGGCCGCCGTGGACACCGCCGCCGGCTCCGGCGCGCCGCTGCGCACGGTCGTCAACTGCGCCGGCATCGGCCCCTCGGCTCGCATCCTGTCGAAGAAGGGCCGCCACGACCTCGCGCTCTACGCGAAGGTCGTGCAGATCAACCTCATCGGCACTTTCAACGTGCTCACCATCGCCGCCGAGGCCATCGCCAAGACCGAGCCGCTGACCGACGACGCCCGCGGCGTCATCATCAACACCGCCTCCGTCGCGGCCTACGACGGCCAGATCGGCCAGGTCGCCTACTCGTCTTCGAAGGGCGGCGTCGTCGGCCTCACGCTGCCGGCCGCGCGCGACCTCGCGTCGCAGGGCATCCGCGTGCTGACGATCGCGCCGGGCATCGTCGACACCCCGATGCTCGCCACCGTGAGCGACGAGTTCCGCGCGAGCCTCGCCGCCGGCGTGCCGTTCCCCAAGCGCCTGGCGCGCCCGGACGAGTACGCGCAGCTCGCCCTTTCGCTGATCGACCACGACTACCTCAACGGCGAAGTCGTCCGCATGGACGGCGCGCTGCGCATGGCCCCGCGCTGA
- a CDS encoding winged helix-turn-helix transcriptional regulator: MDRHEEEAHRVCTRFHAAIELIGTRWTGAILRAVFTGHHRYALIKAAVPGISDTMLAQRLRTLEEEGLLEKRVLTATPLQVEYHLTAKSQDLEPVLDAVITWSHKWIPLPS, encoded by the coding sequence GTGGACCGGCACGAGGAGGAAGCCCACCGCGTGTGCACGCGCTTCCACGCGGCGATCGAGCTGATCGGCACGCGCTGGACGGGCGCGATCCTGCGTGCGGTCTTCACCGGTCACCACCGCTACGCCCTGATCAAGGCCGCGGTGCCCGGCATCAGCGACACGATGCTGGCGCAGCGGCTGCGGACGCTGGAGGAGGAGGGCCTGCTGGAGAAGCGGGTCCTCACCGCCACGCCGCTGCAGGTGGAGTACCACCTCACCGCGAAGAGCCAGGACCTGGAACCGGTTCTCGACGCCGTGATCACGTGGTCGCACAAGTGGATCCCGCTGCCGTCTTGA
- a CDS encoding UDP-glucose dehydrogenase family protein, which produces MSAARIVVVGTGYVGLTTGACLASLGHRVTCVDVDEAKVSRLSAGRVDILEPGLAELVTGGITGGRLSFVVGARKAVQEADGVFLCVPTPMGAGGSADLRAVEAVTAEIGDVLPAGCALITKSTVPVGTSKRIHAMLGREDVPIVSNPEFLREGTAVSDFLNPDRIVVGSDTPGAARWVGDLYADLGAPVVVADAASAELVKYAANCFLALKLSYVNSIAELCERLGADIDLVTEGMGYDRRIGRAFLKPGPGWGGSCLPKDTSALVKVAESVNYDFRMLTSAIDENIAQRDRIVAKIAGACGGTLAGARIGVLGLAFKAGTNDLRDSPALAVSSVLGALGAEITAYDPAVDSAIDGMTVVDDPYQVAKDADVIVVLTEWAEFKHLDWTIMADAMEGDDVVDTRNLLDPRTVIDAGLSWQGVGRPRAAGRKRVTVS; this is translated from the coding sequence ATGAGCGCAGCTCGGATCGTGGTGGTGGGGACGGGGTACGTCGGATTGACCACGGGGGCATGTCTCGCGAGCCTGGGGCATCGCGTCACCTGCGTGGACGTGGACGAGGCGAAGGTCTCTCGCCTCTCCGCCGGCAGAGTGGACATTCTCGAACCGGGACTGGCCGAACTGGTCACCGGTGGCATCACGGGCGGGCGGCTGTCGTTCGTCGTCGGCGCGCGGAAAGCCGTGCAGGAGGCGGACGGTGTCTTCCTCTGCGTGCCCACGCCGATGGGCGCGGGCGGCTCCGCCGACCTGCGTGCGGTGGAGGCGGTGACCGCCGAGATCGGCGACGTGCTGCCCGCCGGCTGCGCGTTGATCACCAAGTCGACCGTGCCCGTGGGCACCTCCAAGCGCATCCACGCGATGCTCGGCCGCGAAGACGTCCCGATCGTGTCCAACCCGGAGTTCCTGCGGGAAGGCACCGCGGTTTCCGACTTCTTGAACCCCGACCGCATCGTGGTCGGCTCGGACACCCCCGGCGCGGCGCGCTGGGTCGGTGACCTTTACGCGGACCTCGGGGCGCCGGTCGTCGTCGCCGACGCGGCGAGCGCGGAGCTCGTGAAGTACGCGGCCAACTGTTTCCTCGCGCTGAAACTGTCCTATGTGAACTCGATCGCCGAGCTGTGCGAGCGCCTCGGCGCCGACATCGACCTCGTGACCGAAGGCATGGGCTACGACCGGCGCATCGGCCGCGCGTTCCTCAAGCCCGGCCCGGGCTGGGGCGGCTCGTGCCTGCCCAAGGACACCAGCGCGCTGGTGAAGGTCGCGGAGTCGGTGAACTACGACTTCCGCATGCTCACCTCGGCCATCGACGAGAACATCGCCCAGCGCGACCGCATCGTCGCGAAGATCGCCGGCGCCTGTGGCGGCACCCTCGCCGGCGCGCGGATCGGCGTGCTGGGCCTGGCGTTCAAGGCCGGCACCAACGACCTGCGCGACTCGCCCGCCCTCGCCGTCTCCTCGGTGCTCGGCGCGCTGGGCGCGGAGATCACGGCCTACGACCCGGCGGTCGACAGCGCGATCGACGGCATGACCGTGGTCGACGACCCGTACCAGGTCGCGAAGGACGCCGACGTGATCGTGGTCCTCACCGAGTGGGCCGAGTTCAAGCACCTCGACTGGACGATCATGGCCGACGCCATGGAGGGCGACGACGTCGTCGACACCCGCAACCTCCTCGACCCCCGCACGGTCATCGACGCCGGCCTGTCGTGGCAGGGCGTCGGCCGTCCGCGCGCGGCGGGGCGAAAGCGCGTGACGGTTTCCTAG
- a CDS encoding RNA polymerase sigma factor: MTEPRVRPDPAFALLGLYESALPEVYGYLLARCGDRVLAEELTSETFLGAVAACRKGGAPPVSTGWLIGVARHKLADHWRRKAREERGLRLVHEPDAHDPWDTELDALRARQVLESLGAHHQAVLTLRYVDGLPVGEVAACLGRTVNATEALLTRAKAAFRHSYEEKGGCDD; the protein is encoded by the coding sequence GTGACGGAACCGCGGGTGAGACCGGACCCGGCTTTCGCGCTGCTCGGGCTGTACGAGTCCGCGCTGCCGGAGGTCTACGGGTACCTGCTCGCGCGCTGCGGCGACCGCGTGCTGGCCGAGGAGCTGACGTCGGAGACGTTCCTGGGCGCCGTGGCCGCGTGCCGCAAGGGCGGTGCGCCGCCGGTGAGCACCGGGTGGCTGATCGGGGTGGCGCGGCACAAGCTGGCCGACCACTGGCGCCGCAAGGCCCGGGAGGAACGCGGGCTGCGGCTGGTGCACGAGCCCGACGCCCACGACCCGTGGGACACCGAGCTCGACGCGTTGCGCGCGCGCCAGGTGCTCGAATCGCTCGGCGCGCACCACCAGGCCGTGCTCACGCTGCGGTACGTCGACGGCCTGCCGGTCGGTGAAGTCGCCGCCTGCCTGGGCCGCACGGTGAACGCCACGGAGGCGTTGCTGACCCGCGCGAAGGCCGCGTTCCGCCACAGCTACGAGGAGAAAGGGGGCTGCGATGACTGA
- a CDS encoding helix-turn-helix transcriptional regulator: protein MDEEVVTVKRRKVGNMLGLAVLSALVERPMHPYEMASVLRERGKDTDMKIKWGSLYTVVGNLEKHGFVATVESVRDGARPERTIYRLTDAGRAELEDWVAELLAEPDLEPTKFQAGLSIMASLGPDEVADLLTKRLTALEKRLAERAAVLEASRAEVPRLFLVEGEYELVLLRAEIDWVRGLRDDLATSALPGVAEWRHYRETGELPEDLTAFAEGGQE from the coding sequence GTGGACGAGGAAGTGGTGACGGTGAAGCGCCGCAAGGTCGGGAACATGCTGGGGCTGGCCGTGCTGTCGGCTCTGGTCGAGCGGCCGATGCACCCCTACGAAATGGCCTCCGTGCTGCGTGAACGCGGCAAGGACACCGACATGAAGATCAAGTGGGGCTCGCTCTACACGGTCGTCGGCAACCTGGAGAAGCACGGCTTCGTCGCCACCGTCGAGAGCGTCCGCGACGGCGCGCGGCCCGAGCGCACGATCTACCGCCTCACCGACGCCGGCCGCGCCGAGCTGGAGGACTGGGTGGCCGAGCTGCTCGCCGAGCCGGACCTCGAGCCGACGAAGTTCCAGGCGGGGCTGTCGATCATGGCTTCGCTCGGGCCGGACGAGGTGGCGGACCTGCTGACGAAGCGGCTCACCGCGCTGGAAAAGCGCCTCGCCGAACGGGCGGCGGTACTCGAAGCTTCGCGCGCCGAGGTGCCACGGCTGTTCCTCGTGGAAGGCGAATACGAGCTGGTGCTGCTGCGCGCCGAGATCGACTGGGTGCGCGGCCTCCGAGACGACCTGGCCACGAGCGCGCTGCCGGGCGTCGCCGAGTGGCGGCACTACCGCGAGACCGGCGAGCTGCCGGAAGACTTGACCGCTTTCGCCGAAGGCGGCCAGGAGTAG
- a CDS encoding VOC family protein produces MSVSVELNHLIVPSRDNRESAEFLARLLGLEVGEEWGPFIPVETGNGVRLDFATVPPQDLRLQHYCFLIPEDDFDAFFARLKETGVTYHADPAREQVGEINHNHGGRGVYFLDPGGNGMEVITQPYEPDRLRPASW; encoded by the coding sequence GTGTCCGTTTCCGTTGAGCTCAACCATTTGATCGTGCCGTCCCGGGACAACCGGGAGTCCGCCGAGTTCCTCGCCCGCTTGCTGGGTCTCGAAGTGGGCGAGGAATGGGGGCCGTTCATCCCTGTCGAAACCGGCAACGGGGTCCGGCTGGACTTCGCGACGGTCCCGCCACAGGACCTTCGGCTGCAGCACTACTGTTTCCTGATCCCCGAGGACGACTTCGACGCGTTTTTCGCGCGGCTGAAGGAAACCGGCGTGACTTACCACGCCGACCCGGCCCGCGAGCAGGTCGGCGAGATCAACCACAACCACGGCGGCCGCGGGGTCTACTTCCTCGACCCGGGCGGCAATGGCATGGAAGTGATCACGCAACCCTACGAGCCGGATCGGCTTCGCCCGGCCAGCTGGTGA